Proteins encoded together in one Lepus europaeus isolate LE1 chromosome 13, mLepTim1.pri, whole genome shotgun sequence window:
- the SDC1 gene encoding syndecan-1 — protein sequence MRRAALWLWLCALALRLQPALPQLVATNVPPEDQDGSGDDSDNFSGSGAGPLQDHTLSRQTPATWKDLWLLTATSTAPEPTGADTTAASTPILPAGEGPVEEGVVPLAEAEPGSVAGEKETTAQPRETTQLPTTQRASTARATTAQAPATTHPHRDVQPSHHGTSAPAAPGHADTHSPGVQDRGPSATDAAAEDGAPSQLPAGEGSGEPDFTFETSEENTAVAAVEPDSRNQPPGDQGATGASQGLLDRKEVLGGVIAGGLVGLIFAVCLVGFMLYRMKKKDEGSYSLEEPKQANGGAYQRPTKQEEFYA from the exons CAACTTGTGGCCACCAACGTGCCCCCTGAAGATCAGGACGGCTCCGGGGACGACTCGGACAACTTCTCCGGCTCAGgtgcag GTCCCCTGCAAGACCACACCCTGTCACGGCAGACGCCTGCCACCTGGAAGGACCTGTGGCTTCTGACGGCCACGTCCACCGCTCCAGAACCCACTGGCGCCGACACCACAGCCgcctccacccccatcctgccggctggggaggggcctgtgGAGGAAGGGGTCGTACCCCTGGCGGAGGCGGAGCCTGGCTCTGTAGCTGGGGAGAAGGAGACCACTGCCCAACCCAGGGAGACCACGCAGCTCCCCACCACGCAGCGCGCCTCGACCGCCAGAGCCACCACAGCCCAGGCGCCCGCCACCACCCATCCCCACAGGGACGTGCAGCCCAGCCACCACGGGACCTCGGCTCCTGCAGCCCCGGGCCACGCTGACACTCACTCTCCCGGTGTGCAAGACCGGGGCCCCTCTGCCACTGACGCAGCTGCCGAGGACGGAGCCCCCAGTCAGCTGCCAGCCGGAGAGGGCTCTGGGGAGCCG GACTTCACTTTTGAGACATCCGAAGAGAACACGGCCGTGGCTGCGGTGGAGCCTGACTCCCGGAATCAGCCCCCAGGGGACCAGGGGGCCACGGGGGCCTCACAGGGCCTCCTGGACCGGAAGGAAGTGCTGGGAg GGGTCATTGCCGGAGGCCTCGTGGGACTCATCTTTGCCGTGTGCCTGGTGGGCTTCATGCTGTACCGGATGAAGAAGAAGGACGAAGGCAGCTACTCCCTGGAGGAGCCGAAGCAGGCCAATGGCGGCGCCTACCAGAGGCCCACCAAGCAGGAGGAGTTCTACGCCTGA